Proteins encoded by one window of Deltaproteobacteria bacterium:
- a CDS encoding DegT/DnrJ/EryC1/StrS family aminotransferase → MIPVFRPSFDHEELEALREPFATGWVGTGPKVKEFEKQFAALVGVPHAVAVNCCTSALYLALRAAGVEGGEVITPAMTFVATNHAILMAKATPAFADIEPSTLNLDPAEVAKRITPRTRAVVAMHYGGHACHLDELLEITRAQRIPLIEDCAHATGGSYRQRPLGSIGSFGCFSFQAIKNVATGDGGMITLQDAAVAERLHRLAWHGISRDTWARSTGNVYNWEYDVTEVELKYQMNDIAAAVGLVQLRKLARTNGRRRELAARYTAGLADSDALELPREQAYAHSSWHNYVIKVARAAWRDRLVDFLRERGISAGVHYMPTHLYRIYEPYRVSLPVTEEVWQRVVTLPLFPDLAHADQDRVIAAVSDFCRQA, encoded by the coding sequence GGACGGGCCCGAAGGTTAAGGAGTTTGAAAAGCAGTTTGCCGCCTTAGTCGGCGTGCCCCACGCGGTGGCGGTGAATTGCTGCACCTCGGCACTGTATCTGGCGCTGCGCGCCGCCGGCGTCGAGGGCGGCGAGGTGATTACACCGGCGATGACGTTCGTAGCCACCAATCACGCGATCTTGATGGCCAAGGCCACGCCCGCCTTTGCCGACATCGAGCCGAGCACCCTCAATCTTGATCCGGCAGAGGTGGCCAAACGCATCACGCCGCGAACCCGTGCCGTGGTGGCCATGCACTACGGCGGCCATGCCTGCCACCTCGACGAGCTGCTGGAAATCACCCGCGCTCAGCGCATTCCGCTGATCGAGGATTGTGCCCACGCCACCGGCGGCAGCTACCGGCAACGCCCGCTCGGTTCCATCGGCAGCTTCGGCTGCTTCAGCTTTCAGGCGATCAAGAACGTCGCCACCGGCGACGGCGGCATGATTACCTTGCAGGACGCCGCCGTGGCGGAGCGCCTGCACCGCCTCGCCTGGCACGGTATCAGCCGCGACACTTGGGCGCGCTCGACCGGCAACGTCTATAACTGGGAGTACGACGTCACCGAGGTCGAGCTGAAGTACCAGATGAACGACATCGCCGCCGCAGTGGGTCTAGTGCAGCTGCGCAAGTTGGCCCGCACCAACGGCCGACGGCGGGAGCTGGCAGCCCGCTACACGGCCGGGCTGGCAGACAGCGACGCTCTCGAGCTACCCCGCGAGCAAGCTTACGCTCACAGCTCCTGGCACAACTACGTCATCAAGGTGGCGCGCGCGGCTTGGCGCGATCGCTTGGTCGACTTCTTGCGCGAGCGCGGCATCAGCGCCGGCGTGCACTACATGCCGACCCACCTCTACCGCATCTACGAACCCTATCGCGTATCACTGCCGGTTACCGAGGAAGTCTGGCAGCGGGTGGTGACACTGCCGCTGTTCCCCGACCTCGCGCATGCCGACCAGGATCGGGTGATCGCGGCCGTCTCCGACTTCTGCCGCCAGGCGTGA
- a CDS encoding class I SAM-dependent methyltransferase, producing the protein MDIAAGAGSAEAEWRDFWSGHSVASEIAMADCYGLRHVLLKFLPRHGIVIEAGCGLGRYVFYLRGLGLRVIGCDRQAAALGAARQWALRARPECASAFSAADVCGLPLRDQSVAAYVSLGVVEHFPEGPDAALREAYRCLQPGGVAIVEVPNALAFDALVHRGKRTVGRLLGRGRRQCQALLEEPLAPAALGAALRRAGFALLFCDAVDLIYPAWSLGLGSRWYSALHRAERTRWRRLGGLAVAVGIKIGATMACFMCGRLVPEKAACGETAASDTAPTAVPLCRLCNVKLPIEVLDTYTPEGIGTAQWQDLECAAAPAGGACAFCGREAEPDEHFGDWGFSLPVCRFCVSQPLNNLILVQRALKRVWRPRLGAAA; encoded by the coding sequence ATGGACATTGCGGCCGGCGCGGGTAGCGCCGAGGCTGAGTGGCGGGATTTCTGGTCGGGCCACAGCGTCGCCAGCGAGATCGCGATGGCCGATTGCTATGGCTTGCGTCACGTGCTGCTGAAGTTCCTGCCGCGCCACGGCATCGTCATCGAGGCCGGCTGCGGCCTCGGGCGCTACGTGTTCTATCTCCGCGGCCTGGGCCTGCGGGTGATCGGGTGCGATCGGCAAGCAGCAGCACTAGGCGCGGCGCGGCAGTGGGCGCTGCGAGCGCGCCCCGAGTGCGCCAGCGCCTTCAGCGCCGCGGATGTTTGCGGCCTGCCGCTACGCGACCAGTCGGTCGCCGCCTACGTCTCCCTCGGCGTGGTCGAGCATTTTCCTGAAGGGCCGGATGCCGCCTTGCGGGAAGCCTATCGCTGCTTGCAGCCCGGCGGTGTCGCGATCGTCGAGGTCCCCAACGCCCTCGCCTTCGATGCCTTGGTGCACCGCGGCAAACGCACAGTCGGCAGACTCCTGGGTCGCGGGCGCCGGCAGTGCCAGGCGCTGCTCGAAGAGCCGCTAGCCCCGGCCGCGCTCGGGGCGGCGCTGCGGCGGGCCGGCTTTGCCTTGCTGTTCTGTGATGCCGTCGATCTCATCTATCCCGCCTGGTCGCTCGGCCTCGGCTCGCGTTGGTACTCCGCGTTACACCGGGCGGAGCGTACACGCTGGCGGCGACTGGGCGGCTTGGCCGTGGCGGTCGGCATCAAAATCGGCGCCACCATGGCCTGTTTCATGTGCGGACGCCTAGTCCCGGAGAAGGCAGCGTGTGGTGAGACCGCGGCTTCGGACACCGCGCCGACGGCGGTACCGTTGTGCCGGCTCTGTAACGTGAAGCTGCCGATCGAGGTGCTCGACACCTACACGCCGGAAGGCATCGGCACCGCCCAGTGGCAGGATCTGGAGTGCGCAGCGGCGCCGGCTGGCGGCGCTTGTGCATTCTGCGGCCGCGAGGCGGAGCCCGACGAGCACTTCGGCGACTGGGGCTTCTCTCTACCAGTGTGTCGTTTCTGCGTCAGCCAGCCGCTCAACAATCTGATCTTGGTGCAGCGGGCGCTTAAACGAGTATGGCGGCCGCGGCTGGGGGCGGCGGCATGA